CACGATGTTGCCGACAAAGCCGTCGGCCACCACCACGTCTGCCTCGCCGCTGAATATGCTGCCGCCTTCGACGTTGCCGACGAAGTTGAGGCGGCTGCTTTGCAGCAGTTTGAACGTCTGCTTGACGGTGTCCGTGCCTTTGATGTCTTCCGTGCCGACGTTGAGCAGGCCGACGCGCGGCGCACCGGCCTGCGGGTAGAGCGCGTGCACCAGTTCGCTGCCGATGACGGCAAACTGGACAAGCTGCTCGGGCGTGCAATCGACGTTCGCGCCCAAATCCAGCACCAGCGTCATGTGCCCGTCTTTCGAGGGAATGAATTTGGCAATGGCCGGCCGCTCGATACCCGGGATGGTTTTCAGCACGAAACGCGCGGTCGCCATCAGCGCACCGGTATTGCCCGCCGACACGGCCGCCTGCGCCAAGCCTTCTTTGACTTGGTTGACGGCGACGCGCATCGAGGAATCTTTTTTGTTTTTCAAAGCCGACTGCGGCTGCTCGTCCATCTCCACCACCTGCGTGGCGGGTATGACGTCAATCCTGTCCATGGGCGCGGCGGCGGACGACAAAGCGCGGACGATAGCCGCTTCGTCGCCCACCATCAGCAGGCGCGCGTCCGCCTGCCGCCGCAGAAAGGATACCGCG
The window above is part of the Neisseria bacilliformis genome. Proteins encoded here:
- the plsX gene encoding phosphate acyltransferase PlsX, which encodes MITLAVDAMGGDAGLSVTVPGAVSFLRRQADARLLMVGDEAAIVRALSSAAAPMDRIDVIPATQVVEMDEQPQSALKNKKDSSMRVAVNQVKEGLAQAAVSAGNTGALMATARFVLKTIPGIERPAIAKFIPSKDGHMTLVLDLGANVDCTPEQLVQFAVIGSELVHALYPQAGAPRVGLLNVGTEDIKGTDTVKQTFKLLQSSRLNFVGNVEGGSIFSGEADVVVADGFVGNIVLKTIEGSVRFLTTAIRQEFQTNLLTKLGALAALPALKGFRNKLDPRKFNGAIFLGLRGVVVKSHGGTDAVGFAYALEEAFHEAKADSLARIQQGVAEQLAFLAEKKIEAEQAAISID